A genomic stretch from Setaria viridis chromosome 1, Setaria_viridis_v4.0, whole genome shotgun sequence includes:
- the LOC117864296 gene encoding probable L-type lectin-domain containing receptor kinase S.5 — translation MGPSRRGNDGATTSLALLLLLSSVFICSQSIQLPKSTIYNTTVDGKQFTTFYFTDFDGKQQLQQPGILIFSSNSSISQGALQITPDTGNAASSFLVNQTGRVFFPSPFALWAYKASSNSPDGKHIASFNTSFMFNLFRTNLSIKGEGLTFLIASGNDEPPPGSYGGYMGLTNASTDGRATNGFVAVELDTVKQSYDPDDNHVGLNVNGVRSTYATPLAPHGIQLAPTNISSGTYNAWVEYDGTTRHISVYMSADESKPATAVLNASVDLSRILLGRKAFFGFSASTGVHYQLNCVLQWMMTVETLDDNDNGSGAKKTSSGWKASVITGVSCGALTVTLGLLAALLYIKKKRKKDREGTISLFNNTIGLMTIPGLPKVFDYKELSKATNDFDEKMKLGQGGYGVVYRATVPMKDGDNMEVAVKRFSGANTKGQEDFLAELSIINRLRHRNLVKLVGWCHHNGVLMLVYDYMPNGSLDKHIFGGKDAPALNWEQRYNVVAGIASALNYVHHEYDQMVVHRDIKPSNIMLDSSFNARLGDFGLARALESGKSSYTDMIGVPGTLGYIAPECFHTGRATRESDVFAFGAVILEIVCGRRISCNSPGGFGQLLEWVWRLHGERRVLDAVDPRLAGEFDEEDAERLLLLGLACSHPNAGERPKTKAIMQNLTRSVPPFAVPLARPAFMWPVGLDVNVDEDAETTQMSHPTATTTMVVEVDPELGGEHGAPTSAEKDASTR, via the exons ATGGGGCCTTCACGCCGTGGCAATGACGGCGCCACCACGagcctcgcgctcctcctcctcctgtcgtCTGTCTTCATCTGCTCCCAATCCATCCAGCTCCCCAAATCCACCATCTACAACACCACCGTCGATGGCAAGCAGTTTACCACATTCTACTTCACCGATTTCGACGGCAaacagcagctgcagcaacCCGGCATCCTGATATTCTCCAGCAACTCCTCTATCAGCCAGGGCGCGCTTCAGATCACCCCGGACACCGGCAACGCCGCTTCCAGCTTCCTCGTCAACCAGACCGGCCGCGTCTTCTTCCCCTCCCCGTTCGCCCTCTGGGCCTACAAGGCTTCTTCCAACTCCCCCGATGGCAAGCACATCGCCTCCTTCAACACATCCTTCATGTTCAACCTCTTTCGGACGAACCTCTCCATCAAGGGAGAAGGCCTGACGTTCCTCATCGCGTCCGGCAATGACGAGCCACCGCCCGGAAGCTACGGCGGGTACATGGGCCTCACCAACGCATCCACGGACGGCCGCGCCACCAACGGGTTCGTCGCCGTGGAGCTGGACACGGTGAAGCAGTCCTACGACCCCGACGACAACCATGTCGGGCTCAACGTCAATGGCGTCCGCTCCACCTACGCCACCCCGCTCGCCCCCCATGGCATACAGCTCGCTCCCACCAACATCAGCAGCGGCACCTACAACGCCTGGGTCGAGTACGATGGCACCACCCGGCACATCTCGGTGTACATGTCCGCAGACGAAAGCAAACCGGCTACCGCCGTGCTCAACGCATCGGTGGATCTCTCCAGGATCCTCCTCGGACGGAAGGCCTTCTTCGGCTTCTCGGCATCCACTGGCGTCCACTACCAGCTCAACTGCGTGCTCCAGTGGATGATGACGGTTGAGACGCTTGACGACAACGACAACGGCAGTGGGGCCAAGAAAACATCGTCTGGTTGGAAGGCCAGTGTGATCACTGGTGTGTCGTGCGGCGCCTTGACCGTGACGCTCGGGCTGCTTGCTGCCCTGCTGTAcatcaagaagaagaggaagaaggaccGGGAGGGCACGATCTCGCTGTTCAACAACACCATCGGCCTGATGACCATCCCAGGGCTGCCCAAGGTGTTCGACTACAAGGAGCTGAGCAAAGCGACGAATGATTTCGACGAGAAGATGAAGCTAGGGCAGGGTGGATATGGCGTGGTGTACCGGGCCACCGTGCCTATGAAAGATGGGGATAACATGGAGGTTGCAGTGAAGCGGTTCTCTGGGGCCAATACCAAGGGCCAGGAGGACTTCCTTGCCGAGCTAAGCATCATCAACCGCCTCCGCCATCGGAATCTTGTCAAGCTCGTCG GCTGGTGCCACCATAACGGCGTGCTGATGCTGGTGTACGACTACATGCCCAACGGCAGCTTGGACAAACATATCTTCGGCGGCAAGGATGCCCCGGCCCTCAACTGGGAGCAGCGCTACAACGTGGTCGCCGGCATTGCGTCGGCTCTGAACTACGTCCACCACGAGTACGACCAGATGGTTGTCCACCGGGACATCAAGCCGTCGAACATCATGCTAGATTCTTCCTTCAACGCCCGGCTCGGCGACTtcggcctcgcccgcgccctcgAGTCCGGCAAGTCCTCCTACACCGACATGATCGGTGTCCCGGGGACGCTAGGCTACATCGCTCCAGAGTGCTTCCACACAGGCCGGGCGACGAGGGAGTCGGACGTGTTCGCCTTCGGCGCCGTGATCCTGGAGATCGTCTGCGGCCGCCGCATCTCCTGCAACAGCCCCGGCGGGTTTGGCCAGCTGCTGGAGTGGGTGTGGAGGCTCCATGGCGAGCGCCGCGTCCTGGATGCCGTCGATCCGAGGCTGGCCGGCGAGttcgacgaggaggacgccgagaGGCTCCTGCTGCTGGGCCTGGCGTGCAGCCACCCTAACGCCGGGGAGCGGCCGAAGACGAAGGCCATCATGCAGAATCTGACGCGTTCCGTGCCACCCTTCGCCGTGCCGCTGGCCAGGCCGGCGTTTATGTGGCCGGTGGGGCTGGATGTGAACGTCGACGAGGATGCCGAGACGACACAAATGTCGCATCCTACAGCCACTACCACGATGGTCGTAGAGGTGGACCCAGAACTAGGAGGTGAGCACGGAGCACCCACATCGGCCGAGAAGGATGCGTCCACGAGGTGA